The Budorcas taxicolor isolate Tak-1 chromosome 2, Takin1.1, whole genome shotgun sequence genome window below encodes:
- the LOC128061539 gene encoding uncharacterized protein LOC128061539 — protein MSGHQAGRPSTGSRNVSFMAQTPGWPHGPSMTGASNPKRSRTPSGSEASSNHSEPTNSPGSPRLPLRRICMGRPYNSKCVETSHLAKGPKAARKPVCRGNPYCPLCTDRPSGPSNPTFLDQLIKGISYLDRSTNAFYSNYPKPLNLPRLAANYLERAANSIRLDHLDHASPRSYCNHSSRAAAFDYPCGSTSVLPSRRAVNAVQYVDNSANTSCFPGFQGQNLTPILPQRPGIKLPELPLFSNGIFSLGRLPKFWEAIRSGCRAPEPISKPSSWW, from the coding sequence ATGTCCGGACACCAAGCGGGCCGTCCCAGCACCGGCAGCCGCAACGTGTCCTTCATGGCCCAGACTCCAGGCTGGCCCCACGGCCCCAGCATGACCGGGGCGAGCAACCCCAAGCGCTCTCGGACGCCAAGCGGCTCCGAGGCCAGCAGCAACCATTCGGAGCCCACCAACAGCCCAGGCTCCCCCAGACTGCCGTTGAGGAGAATCTGCATGGGCCGGCCCTACAACTCCAAGTGTGTGGAGACAAGCCACCTGGCGAAGGGCCCCAAGGCGGCCAGAAAGCCCGTGTGTCGCGGCAACCCCTACTGCCCGCTCTGCACAGATCGTCCCTCGGGTCCCTCTAACCCCACCTTCCTGGATCAGCTCATCAAAGGCATCAGCTACCTCGACAGATCCACCAATGCCTTCTACAGCAACTACCCTAAGCCCCTGAACCTGCCGAGGCTTGCAGCCAACTACCTGGAACGCGCCGCCAACTCCATCCGCCTGGACCACCTGGACCACGCCTCCCCCCGCAGTTATTGTAACCACAGCAGCAGAGCGGCCGCCTTCGACTACCCCTGCGGCAGCACCTCCGTGTTGCCGTCCAGAAGGGCTGTCAACGCTGTGCAGTACGTGGATAACTCTGCAAACACGAGCTGCTTTCCCGGGTTTCAGGGCCAGAACCTCACTCCCATCCTGCCCCAGAGGCCGGGGATAAAGCTGCCTGAGCTCCCCCTGTTCAGCAACGGGATCTTTTCCTTAGGTCGCCTGCCCAAGTTCTGGGAAGCAATCCGCTCAGGCTGCAGAGCCCCGGAGCCCATCTCTAAGCCCTCCAGCTGGTGGTGA